A stretch of Mesorhizobium sp. M2A.F.Ca.ET.046.03.2.1 DNA encodes these proteins:
- a CDS encoding EipA family protein, with product MFSRYYDRTFVRVLTVTITLLGALILSTAASRAQQYTAQEIIDSGHKFFGETSGGLATVVEKIFASYGLPNGYLLGEEGSGALIGGLTYGEGTLYTKNAGDHKVFWQGPSLGWDFGGEGSRVMMLVYNLDDISSLYNRFGGVAGSAYVIAGVGFNVLQSNRVLLVPIRTGVGARLGVNLGYLKLTERPTWNPF from the coding sequence ATGTTTTCCCGATACTACGACCGGACATTCGTCCGTGTCCTTACCGTGACCATCACACTCCTAGGGGCTTTGATCCTTTCGACCGCGGCATCGCGGGCTCAACAGTACACAGCTCAGGAAATCATCGATTCCGGTCATAAATTCTTCGGCGAGACATCCGGTGGCCTGGCCACAGTCGTCGAGAAGATATTCGCGTCCTACGGCCTGCCGAACGGCTACCTGCTGGGCGAGGAGGGGTCCGGGGCCCTCATCGGCGGCCTGACCTATGGCGAGGGGACGCTCTACACCAAGAACGCCGGCGACCATAAGGTATTCTGGCAAGGGCCGTCGCTCGGCTGGGATTTCGGCGGCGAGGGCTCCCGGGTGATGATGCTGGTCTACAACCTCGACGACATCAGCAGCCTCTACAACCGCTTCGGCGGCGTTGCGGGCTCCGCCTATGTCATTGCCGGCGTGGGCTTCAACGTGCTGCAGAGCAATCGCGTGCTGCTGGTGCCGATCCGCACCGGCGTCGGCGCCCGCCTCGGGGTCAATCTCGGCTATCTGAAGCTCACCGAAAGGCCGACCTGGAACCCGTTCTGA
- a CDS encoding NUDIX domain-containing protein yields MTGTGDPEEAFRQTGWPGLRARFFHFYFLLRRPMTLGVRGLVYERASNAVFLIRHTYVPGWQLPGGGVESGETLEEALTRELAEEGNIALTAPPVLRSMHFNRRSSKRDHVGLYLIEAFSQTAPKLPDHEIAEAGFFPLDSLPEGTTPATLRRMAEIFGGERISPYW; encoded by the coding sequence ATGACCGGCACAGGCGATCCGGAAGAGGCGTTCCGCCAGACCGGCTGGCCGGGCCTGCGGGCCAGGTTCTTCCATTTTTACTTTCTGTTGCGCCGCCCGATGACGCTCGGCGTGCGCGGCCTGGTCTACGAACGTGCCTCCAACGCCGTCTTCCTGATCCGCCACACCTATGTTCCCGGCTGGCAGTTGCCCGGCGGCGGCGTCGAGTCCGGCGAGACGCTCGAGGAAGCGTTGACGCGCGAGCTGGCCGAGGAAGGCAACATCGCGCTTACCGCGCCGCCGGTGCTGAGGTCGATGCATTTCAACCGCCGCTCCAGCAAGCGCGACCATGTCGGCCTTTATCTGATCGAAGCTTTCAGCCAGACCGCGCCGAAACTGCCCGACCATGAAATCGCCGAGGCAGGCTTCTTCCCGCTCGACAGCTTGCCAGAGGGCACGACCCCGGCGACGCTCCGAAGGATGGCCGAGATATTTGGCGGGGAGCGCATCTCACCCTACTGGTAA
- a CDS encoding HugZ family protein has protein sequence MTESKKDVIRQTDAEAIRLAKTLIRAARFGALAVIEPGTGAPLASRVGVATDIDGAPLILISMLSAHTSALVADPRCSLLLGEPGKGDPLAYPRISLACRAVRLERGSADQVRAERRYLNRNPKAKLYAELGDFSFFRLEPGRASLNGGFGKAYLLERDDFIIGGALVEELAGSEQAALDHMNADHRDAIALYARHFGRAAGDGWTVTGFDADGMDLAAPDATCRIFFPQPLQAARELRSVLVQMAKTGRAAEQER, from the coding sequence GTGACCGAATCGAAAAAAGATGTCATTCGCCAGACCGACGCCGAAGCGATCAGGTTGGCGAAAACCTTGATCCGCGCAGCGCGTTTCGGCGCGCTCGCGGTTATCGAGCCCGGCACCGGCGCGCCGCTGGCGAGCAGGGTCGGCGTCGCCACCGACATCGACGGCGCGCCGCTGATCCTGATCTCGATGCTGTCCGCGCACACCAGTGCGCTTGTCGCCGATCCGCGCTGCTCGCTGCTGCTTGGCGAACCCGGCAAGGGCGATCCGCTGGCGTATCCGCGCATCAGCCTGGCATGCCGGGCCGTGCGGCTGGAGCGGGGATCGGCCGACCAGGTCCGAGCCGAACGCCGCTACCTCAATCGCAATCCGAAGGCCAAGCTTTATGCCGAACTCGGCGATTTCTCGTTCTTCCGGCTCGAGCCTGGGCGCGCCAGCCTGAATGGCGGCTTCGGCAAGGCCTATCTTCTCGAGCGCGATGATTTCATCATCGGCGGCGCCCTTGTCGAGGAACTGGCCGGCAGCGAGCAGGCAGCACTCGATCACATGAATGCCGACCATCGCGACGCGATTGCCCTTTATGCCCGTCACTTCGGCCGCGCCGCGGGCGACGGCTGGACCGTCACCGGCTTCGATGCCGACGGCATGGATCTCGCCGCACCGGACGCGACCTGCAGGATCTTCTTTCCCCAGCCTTTGCAAGCCGCGCGCGAATTGCGTTCGGTGCTCGTCCAGATGGCGAAAACGGGACGCGCGGCAGAGCAAGAGCGATAG
- a CDS encoding CaiB/BaiF CoA-transferase family protein — translation MTGSPTGAGVSTERTGPLAGLKVIEMAGLGPVPLAALMLAEMGTDVLRIERADAGQPLLNPPEEYNLDRHGRSILKLDLKRPAGTELLLRLAARADLLVEGFRPGVMERLGLGPDILLQHNPALIYGRLTGFGQDGPLSGRAGHDITYLAYAGLLHAIGRKDTPPVPPLNLVADQGGGAMMLIAGMLAALFQRSLTGKGQVVDASMIEGASMLAAPIHAYMAAGLWSDRRGENLLDSGAPFYDTYETADARHIAVGCLEPRFFGEFARLLPLAGHFVGSQYDRSSWPAMRAAIAERVREKTRDEWAELFATSDACVAPVLSLVEARNHPHNRARQSFVTSGGFERPAPAPRFSQAPAAAAAAPAAADRETASILARFGFSQEEIAALAKAGVLGR, via the coding sequence ATGACCGGATCGCCGACAGGTGCCGGTGTTTCCACCGAAAGGACAGGCCCGCTCGCCGGCCTGAAAGTCATCGAGATGGCCGGGCTTGGTCCGGTGCCGCTTGCCGCCCTGATGCTGGCCGAGATGGGTACCGATGTGTTGCGGATCGAACGCGCCGATGCCGGCCAGCCGCTTCTGAACCCGCCTGAAGAATACAACCTCGACCGGCACGGCCGTTCCATCCTCAAGCTCGACCTCAAGCGTCCGGCGGGCACGGAGCTGTTGCTGCGGCTCGCGGCACGGGCCGACTTGCTTGTCGAAGGCTTCCGCCCCGGTGTGATGGAGCGCCTCGGCCTCGGGCCCGATATTCTGCTCCAACACAATCCGGCGCTGATCTATGGCCGACTGACCGGGTTCGGCCAGGACGGACCGCTGTCCGGGCGAGCCGGGCACGACATCACCTATCTCGCTTATGCGGGCCTGCTGCACGCGATCGGCAGGAAGGACACGCCGCCGGTGCCGCCGCTCAATCTCGTCGCGGATCAAGGCGGCGGCGCGATGATGCTGATTGCCGGCATGCTCGCCGCCCTTTTCCAGCGTTCGCTGACCGGAAAGGGCCAGGTGGTCGATGCCTCGATGATCGAGGGGGCCTCAATGCTCGCCGCACCCATCCACGCTTACATGGCCGCTGGTCTGTGGAGCGACAGGCGCGGCGAGAACCTGCTCGATTCCGGCGCGCCGTTTTACGACACCTATGAGACGGCGGACGCGAGGCACATTGCCGTTGGCTGCCTCGAACCGCGCTTCTTCGGCGAATTCGCCAGGCTGCTGCCGCTCGCCGGGCATTTTGTCGGCAGCCAATATGACAGATCGTCGTGGCCCGCGATGCGCGCCGCCATTGCCGAGCGGGTCAGGGAGAAAACGCGCGACGAGTGGGCCGAGCTTTTCGCCACGTCCGATGCCTGTGTCGCGCCCGTGCTGTCGCTGGTCGAAGCCAGGAACCACCCGCACAATCGCGCCAGGCAAAGCTTTGTGACGTCTGGCGGGTTCGAACGCCCGGCGCCGGCGCCGCGTTTCTCGCAAGCCCCGGCAGCGGCTGCGGCAGCACCGGCCGCCGCTGATCGCGAGACCGCAAGCATATTGGCCCGTTTTGGCTTCAGCCAGGAGGAAATCGCGGCCCTTGCAAAGGCGGGTGTACTCGGCCGATAA
- a CDS encoding alpha/beta fold hydrolase encodes MLPLPYAVEAGADPKTIVFLHGFGACREIWRDVMAPLAAEARILAYDLPGHGHSLQCEGMGGAKPAARAILADLAARQLAKVHLVGHSMGGAIATLMALADPGRVASLTLLAPGGFGPEINAALLRRYAAASGRKQIRASLAAMSAPRSVPPDHVVDALCLMREQPGQLQTLIDMAAAITKDERQGVIPRAQLDALDMPVMVVWGAEDPLLPVGQAEALPSHFHLHHVLDAGHMLVEEAPDLIAEIVRRNTRRRARRQRPVYGAAAS; translated from the coding sequence ATGCTTCCACTCCCTTATGCCGTCGAGGCCGGCGCTGATCCGAAGACGATCGTCTTTCTGCATGGCTTTGGAGCCTGCCGTGAGATCTGGCGTGACGTCATGGCACCGCTGGCGGCCGAAGCGAGAATATTGGCCTACGATCTGCCGGGCCATGGTCATTCGCTGCAATGCGAGGGCATGGGCGGGGCCAAGCCGGCCGCGCGGGCCATCCTCGCCGATCTTGCCGCCCGTCAGCTGGCCAAGGTCCATCTCGTCGGTCATTCCATGGGCGGCGCGATCGCGACATTGATGGCGCTAGCCGATCCTGGCCGGGTGGCTTCGCTCACGCTGTTGGCGCCCGGCGGCTTCGGCCCGGAGATCAACGCAGCCCTGCTGCGCCGCTATGCGGCGGCTTCCGGCAGGAAGCAGATCCGCGCCAGCCTTGCGGCCATGTCGGCCCCGCGCAGCGTGCCGCCTGACCACGTGGTGGATGCGCTTTGCCTCATGCGCGAACAGCCCGGCCAGTTGCAGACCTTGATCGATATGGCGGCCGCGATAACCAAGGATGAGCGGCAAGGTGTCATCCCTCGAGCGCAGCTCGATGCGCTCGACATGCCGGTGATGGTTGTTTGGGGAGCGGAGGATCCGCTCCTGCCTGTCGGGCAGGCCGAGGCCTTGCCGTCGCATTTCCATCTGCACCATGTCCTTGACGCGGGTCACATGCTGGTCGAGGAGGCTCCGGACCTGATTGCCGAGATCGTGCGTCGCAACACGCGACGGCGGGCCAGGCGACAACGACCGGTGTACGGGGCGGCAGCAAGCTGA
- a CDS encoding 3-hydroxyacyl-CoA dehydrogenase — translation MNPNGQIAIVTGGGSGLGEATARTLADKGARVAILDVGIERAAKVAADIGGIAVQCDVSSGDSATAAIAEVAAKLGEPRILVNCAGIAIGVKTIGKDGPHPLDQYRKVIEINLIGTFNMIRLVADRAAKLDPLVGGERGVIVNTASVAAYDGQIGQAAYAASKGGVVGMTLPVARDLARSGIRVCTIAPGIFKTPMMAGMPQDVQDSLGAAVPFPPRLGEPAEYASLALHIIENQMLNGETIRLDGAIRMAPK, via the coding sequence ATGAACCCGAACGGCCAGATTGCGATCGTCACCGGCGGCGGATCGGGTCTTGGCGAGGCAACGGCGCGCACGCTTGCCGACAAGGGTGCTCGCGTCGCCATCCTCGATGTCGGCATCGAGCGCGCGGCGAAGGTCGCGGCCGACATCGGCGGCATCGCGGTCCAATGCGACGTCTCTAGCGGCGACAGCGCCACGGCCGCGATCGCCGAAGTGGCTGCAAAGCTCGGTGAACCGCGCATCCTGGTCAATTGCGCAGGCATCGCCATCGGCGTGAAGACGATCGGCAAGGACGGACCGCATCCGCTCGACCAGTACCGCAAGGTTATCGAGATCAACCTGATCGGCACGTTCAACATGATCCGCCTCGTTGCCGATCGGGCGGCGAAGCTCGATCCGCTTGTTGGGGGCGAGCGCGGCGTCATCGTCAACACCGCCTCCGTTGCCGCCTATGACGGCCAGATCGGGCAAGCCGCCTATGCCGCTTCCAAGGGCGGCGTCGTCGGCATGACGCTGCCGGTGGCGCGCGATCTGGCGCGCTCCGGCATTCGCGTCTGCACCATCGCGCCCGGCATCTTCAAGACGCCGATGATGGCCGGCATGCCGCAGGACGTGCAGGATTCGCTCGGCGCCGCCGTGCCCTTCCCGCCGCGGCTCGGCGAGCCGGCGGAATATGCCTCCCTTGCCCTCCACATCATCGAGAACCAGATGCTGAACGGCGAGACCATCCGCCTCGACGGCGCCATCCGCATGGCGCCGAAATAG
- a CDS encoding N-acetyltransferase, with product MSLADVKYLPETPAHDAEIEAINDEAFGPGRFVLAAYKIRESGGHDRSMSYVAVKDDTVIASVRMTRVAAGAGRAMMLGPLAVRPAFKNLGIGRKLVTIALEAARKAGAPAVILVGDEPYYGPLGFKRFPRGQITMPRPVDLDRLLHHEIKPGAVARFAGEVGHASMARVAELAPALARPAASASLSIDPAIAVAPPLRAS from the coding sequence ATGAGCCTTGCCGACGTGAAATACCTGCCGGAAACCCCGGCCCATGATGCTGAAATCGAAGCCATCAACGACGAGGCCTTCGGCCCGGGCCGCTTCGTGCTTGCCGCCTACAAGATCCGCGAGTCGGGCGGGCATGACCGCTCGATGTCCTATGTCGCCGTCAAGGACGATACGGTCATCGCCTCGGTGCGCATGACGCGCGTGGCCGCGGGCGCGGGACGCGCCATGATGCTCGGCCCGCTTGCGGTGCGCCCCGCCTTCAAGAATCTCGGCATCGGCCGCAAGCTGGTCACGATCGCGCTGGAAGCGGCCAGGAAGGCCGGTGCGCCTGCCGTCATCCTGGTCGGCGACGAGCCGTATTATGGACCGCTGGGCTTCAAGCGCTTCCCGCGCGGGCAGATCACCATGCCACGCCCGGTCGACCTCGACCGGCTGCTGCATCACGAGATCAAGCCGGGCGCCGTCGCCCGCTTCGCCGGCGAAGTCGGCCACGCCAGCATGGCAAGGGTCGCGGAGTTAGCGCCGGCATTGGCGCGCCCGGCAGCAAGCGCGTCGCTCTCGATCGACCCGGCTATTGCGGTTGCGCCGCCTTTGCGGGCTTCGTAG
- a CDS encoding ATP-grasp domain-containing protein — MNFVFFSPHFPANGAEFCDRLKKAGATVLGIGDAPYETLNGKLKAALSEYYRIADMEDYDAVFRAMGHFIHKWGRIDRFESLNEHWLELEANIRTDFNIYGTKLDFVKNLKRKSRMRAFFRKSGVETIPQRKCSDRAGAMTFIRRVGYPVVVKPDSGSGASNTFKISNARELDQFFRDKPEDVTFVMEQFIEGLVVTFDGLVNRDGEVVLAASHRYDQSIMDAVNKDRHMSYTCFPEITPAVEEAGRKILKAFDVRERFFHIELFETKDKRVIALEVNMRPPGAWMTDAINYTFDIDVYAAWAEMVVKDAAGGPYKGKYFTAYASRKRHIDYLHSHADVLAAHGDKIVHHQAIEEVFSRAMGNYAYQMRSKDQKALRQAVDYIHAEKA, encoded by the coding sequence ATGAATTTCGTGTTCTTCTCGCCGCATTTCCCGGCCAACGGCGCCGAGTTCTGCGACCGGCTGAAAAAGGCCGGCGCCACCGTGCTCGGCATTGGTGACGCGCCTTACGAGACCCTGAACGGCAAGCTGAAGGCCGCGCTTTCGGAATATTACCGCATCGCGGACATGGAAGATTACGATGCCGTGTTCCGCGCGATGGGGCACTTCATCCACAAATGGGGCCGCATCGACCGCTTCGAGTCGCTCAACGAGCATTGGCTGGAGCTCGAGGCCAATATCCGCACCGACTTCAACATCTACGGCACCAAGCTCGACTTCGTGAAGAATCTGAAGCGGAAGAGCCGCATGCGCGCCTTCTTCCGCAAGAGCGGCGTCGAGACCATCCCGCAGCGCAAATGCTCCGACCGTGCCGGCGCCATGACCTTCATCCGCCGCGTCGGCTATCCGGTGGTGGTCAAGCCGGATTCCGGCTCGGGCGCCTCCAATACGTTCAAGATCTCCAATGCCAGGGAGCTCGACCAGTTCTTCAGGGATAAGCCGGAGGACGTCACCTTCGTCATGGAACAGTTCATCGAGGGGCTGGTGGTGACCTTCGATGGGCTGGTCAACCGCGACGGCGAGGTTGTGCTGGCGGCCAGCCACCGCTACGACCAGAGCATCATGGACGCGGTCAACAAGGACCGCCACATGAGCTACACCTGCTTCCCCGAAATCACGCCTGCGGTGGAGGAGGCGGGGCGCAAGATCCTCAAAGCGTTCGACGTGCGCGAGCGCTTCTTCCACATCGAGCTGTTCGAGACCAAGGACAAGCGCGTCATCGCGCTCGAGGTCAACATGCGCCCGCCCGGCGCCTGGATGACAGACGCCATCAACTACACATTCGACATCGACGTCTATGCTGCCTGGGCCGAGATGGTGGTCAAGGATGCCGCCGGAGGCCCCTACAAGGGGAAGTATTTCACCGCCTATGCCAGCCGCAAACGCCATATCGACTATTTGCACAGCCATGCGGACGTGCTAGCCGCCCATGGCGACAAGATCGTCCATCATCAGGCCATCGAAGAGGTTTTCAGCCGCGCCATGGGCAATTACGCCTACCAGATGCGTTCGAAGGATCAGAAGGCACTGCGCCAGGCGGTCGACTATATCCACGCGGAAAAGGCCTGA
- a CDS encoding metallophosphoesterase gives MFRLAHISDAHLGPLPDVTYRDLASKRVLGYVNWQRNRRRHMHDAVIDTIVADIKANAPDHLAVTGDLVNLALDGEIEMAKHWLETLGSPHDVSVVPGNHDAYVPGAFDKVCRAWAPWMTGDGVNSPVDRNSFPYLRVRGNVALIGVTTARATAPFMANGFFMEGQAERLGKVLDDTVKQGLFRIIMIHHPPVRGAVPQHKRLFGIARFHKVVRRHGAELVLHGHSHLPSLFAIGARGAKVPVVGVAAAGQAPGGKHPAAQYNMFEISGERGNWRLRLTRRGLTGPAMPPSDLQSMDLDVPADGRQLVRS, from the coding sequence ATGTTCAGGCTCGCGCATATTTCCGATGCTCATCTGGGACCGCTGCCCGATGTAACCTATCGCGACCTCGCGTCCAAGCGCGTGCTGGGCTATGTCAACTGGCAGCGCAACCGACGCCGGCATATGCATGATGCCGTCATCGACACGATCGTCGCCGACATCAAGGCGAACGCGCCGGACCATCTCGCCGTCACCGGAGACCTCGTCAACCTGGCGCTCGACGGCGAGATCGAGATGGCCAAGCACTGGCTGGAGACGCTCGGATCGCCGCACGACGTTTCCGTGGTCCCCGGCAATCACGATGCCTATGTGCCGGGCGCTTTCGACAAGGTCTGCCGGGCCTGGGCTCCCTGGATGACGGGCGACGGCGTCAACAGTCCGGTCGACCGCAATTCCTTTCCGTATCTGCGCGTGCGCGGCAATGTCGCGCTGATCGGCGTCACCACGGCGCGCGCCACCGCACCCTTCATGGCCAACGGCTTCTTCATGGAAGGGCAGGCCGAACGGCTCGGCAAGGTCCTCGATGATACGGTCAAACAGGGACTCTTCCGGATCATCATGATCCACCACCCGCCGGTGCGCGGCGCAGTACCGCAGCACAAGCGGCTGTTCGGCATTGCCCGGTTCCACAAGGTCGTCCGCCGGCATGGCGCGGAACTCGTCCTGCACGGTCACTCGCACCTGCCGTCCTTGTTCGCCATCGGTGCACGCGGGGCCAAGGTGCCGGTGGTAGGGGTCGCCGCCGCCGGCCAGGCGCCGGGTGGCAAACATCCGGCGGCGCAGTACAACATGTTCGAAATTAGTGGTGAAAGGGGCAACTGGCGCCTGCGCCTGACCCGGCGCGGGCTGACCGGACCGGCCATGCCGCCGTCGGACCTCCAAAGCATGGACCTTGACGTGCCGGCAGACGGGCGCCAACTCGTCAGAAGCTGA
- a CDS encoding metalloregulator ArsR/SmtB family transcription factor, producing the protein MISNRLMANAESAAAFLTLMGNEKRLLIVAHLIDEEMSVGAIAEKVQLSQSALSQHLAKLRALDLVETRRDRQMIYYSCKSEAVRELLRMLEGIFGDGDLSQMAYRLRRAGA; encoded by the coding sequence ATGATCTCAAACAGACTAATGGCCAATGCGGAATCGGCCGCCGCCTTTCTCACTCTCATGGGTAACGAAAAGCGTTTGCTGATCGTGGCCCATCTGATCGACGAAGAAATGTCGGTCGGCGCCATCGCCGAAAAGGTGCAACTCAGCCAGTCCGCGCTGTCGCAGCATCTCGCCAAGCTGAGGGCGCTCGATCTTGTCGAGACCCGGCGCGACCGCCAGATGATCTACTATTCCTGCAAATCCGAAGCGGTGCGCGAATTGCTGCGCATGCTGGAAGGCATTTTCGGCGACGGCGATCTCTCTCAGATGGCCTATCGGTTGCGTCGCGCCGGGGCTTGA
- the leuA gene encoding 2-isopropylmalate synthase, giving the protein MNAREEIRADEAEAGKRAAGHMPDAARKYQSYPTVGLTDRTWPNKVIDKAPIWCSVDLRDGNQALIDPMGHERKARMFALLLDMGFKEIEIGFPSASQTDFDFARWCIEEGGVPRDVSLQVLVQCRPELITRTFEALKGAHRPIVHFYNSTSELQRRVVFEKDVAGIKRIATDAAKMITDMAAKAGGGYRFEYSPESFTGTELDVALEICNAVTEIVKPTADNKLIINLPSTVEMSTPNVYADRIEWMCRNLDNRENLIISLHPHNDRGTGVATTELGLMAGADRVEGTLFGNGERTGNVDIVTLALNMFTQGVDPELDCSDINRMKDVYEYSNQLKIPERHPYVGELVYTAFSGSHQDAINKGMKALKKANTPIWEVPYLPIDPADVGRTYEAIIRINSQSGKGGIAYVLQADYGLNLPRNLQIEFSQAIQAITDAEGKEVPAKRIHERFLETYIDQPGARLKFLDHRTFPDTEVKGRRIVEADIIDNGREVTITGSGTGPIDGFVDALSRHVGVDMSVLDYSEHSLQRGSNASAISYVEMEYPGGKLFGAGINTNIVAASLEAVVSAANRIIGGKAG; this is encoded by the coding sequence ATGAACGCACGAGAAGAAATCCGCGCCGACGAGGCTGAAGCCGGGAAGCGCGCGGCCGGCCACATGCCGGATGCAGCCCGCAAGTACCAGTCTTACCCCACTGTCGGCCTGACCGATCGCACCTGGCCGAACAAGGTGATCGACAAGGCGCCGATCTGGTGCTCGGTCGACCTGCGCGACGGCAACCAGGCGCTGATCGACCCGATGGGTCATGAGCGCAAGGCGCGCATGTTCGCGCTGCTCCTCGACATGGGCTTCAAGGAAATCGAGATCGGCTTCCCCTCGGCCTCGCAGACCGATTTCGACTTCGCGCGCTGGTGCATCGAGGAAGGCGGCGTGCCGCGCGATGTATCGCTCCAGGTGCTGGTGCAGTGCCGGCCAGAACTGATCACACGGACCTTCGAGGCGCTCAAGGGCGCGCACCGCCCGATCGTGCATTTCTACAATTCGACCAGCGAATTGCAGCGCCGCGTCGTCTTCGAAAAGGACGTCGCCGGCATCAAGCGCATCGCCACCGACGCCGCCAAGATGATCACCGACATGGCGGCCAAGGCCGGCGGCGGCTACCGCTTCGAATATTCGCCGGAAAGCTTCACCGGCACCGAGCTCGACGTCGCGCTGGAGATCTGCAACGCCGTCACGGAGATCGTGAAGCCGACGGCCGACAACAAGCTGATCATCAACCTGCCCTCGACGGTCGAGATGTCGACGCCCAACGTCTATGCCGACCGCATCGAATGGATGTGCCGCAATCTCGACAACCGCGAGAACCTGATCATCTCGCTGCATCCGCACAACGACCGCGGCACAGGCGTCGCCACCACCGAGCTTGGCCTGATGGCCGGGGCCGACCGCGTCGAAGGCACGCTGTTCGGCAATGGCGAGCGCACCGGCAATGTCGATATCGTGACGCTGGCGCTCAACATGTTCACCCAGGGCGTCGATCCGGAGCTCGACTGCTCCGATATCAACCGGATGAAGGATGTCTACGAATATTCGAACCAGCTGAAGATCCCGGAGCGCCATCCTTATGTCGGCGAGCTGGTCTACACGGCTTTCTCGGGCTCGCATCAGGACGCTATCAACAAGGGCATGAAGGCGCTGAAGAAGGCCAACACTCCGATCTGGGAAGTGCCTTACCTGCCGATCGATCCGGCCGATGTCGGCCGCACCTATGAGGCGATCATCCGCATCAACTCGCAATCGGGCAAGGGCGGCATCGCCTATGTGCTGCAGGCGGATTACGGCCTCAATCTGCCGCGCAATCTGCAGATCGAGTTCAGCCAGGCGATTCAGGCGATCACTGACGCGGAAGGCAAGGAAGTGCCGGCCAAGCGCATCCACGAACGCTTCCTCGAAACCTATATCGACCAGCCCGGCGCGCGGCTGAAGTTCCTCGACCACCGCACCTTCCCCGATACCGAGGTGAAGGGCCGACGCATCGTGGAGGCGGATATAATCGACAATGGCAGGGAAGTGACGATCACCGGCTCGGGCACCGGCCCGATCGACGGCTTTGTCGATGCGCTCTCGCGCCATGTCGGCGTCGACATGTCGGTGCTCGACTATTCCGAGCATTCCTTGCAGCGCGGCTCCAACGCCTCGGCCATCTCCTATGTCGAGATGGAATATCCGGGCGGCAAGCTGTTCGGCGCCGGCATCAACACCAACATCGTCGCCGCCTCGCTGGAGGCCGTCGTTTCGGCCGCCAATCGCATCATCGGTGGTAAGGCCGGCTGA
- a CDS encoding glutathione S-transferase family protein, producing the protein MGMLIEGKWQDRPFETDSGGRFIRRESQWRDWITRDGSPAQGRRRGFKAEPGRYHLYVSLACPWAHRTLIFRALKKLDGIISVSVVHHFMGENGWTFKAEDGATGDTLYGLDFLHQIYAKADPTYSGRVTVPVLWDKRQETIVNNESSEIIRMLNSAFDEWGDAGLDFYPAALRAEIDRINAQVYPAINNGVYRAGFATTQEAYEEAFGELFQALDTIEERLSRQRYLAGEHITEADWRLFTTLVRFDPVYVGHFKCNLRRIADYPNLSNYLRDLYQVPGVSGTVNLHHIKAHYYGSHRSINPTGVVPVGPELDYAAAHDRGRFRKAA; encoded by the coding sequence ATGGGAATGCTGATCGAAGGCAAATGGCAGGACCGCCCGTTCGAGACTGACAGCGGCGGACGGTTCATACGCAGAGAGTCGCAATGGCGCGACTGGATCACGCGTGACGGCAGTCCGGCGCAGGGCCGAAGGCGGGGCTTCAAGGCGGAACCCGGCCGTTATCACCTCTATGTCTCGCTCGCCTGCCCTTGGGCGCACCGCACTTTGATCTTCCGTGCCCTGAAGAAGCTCGACGGCATCATCTCCGTCTCCGTGGTGCACCACTTCATGGGCGAAAACGGCTGGACCTTTAAAGCCGAGGACGGCGCCACCGGGGACACGCTCTACGGCCTCGATTTCCTGCACCAGATCTACGCCAAGGCCGATCCGACCTATTCAGGCCGCGTGACGGTGCCGGTGCTGTGGGACAAGAGGCAAGAGACCATCGTCAACAACGAGTCCTCCGAGATCATTCGCATGCTCAATTCGGCCTTCGACGAATGGGGCGATGCGGGTCTCGACTTCTATCCTGCGGCGCTGCGCGCGGAGATCGACAGGATCAATGCGCAGGTCTACCCGGCAATCAACAACGGCGTTTATCGCGCCGGTTTCGCCACCACGCAGGAAGCCTATGAGGAAGCTTTCGGCGAATTGTTCCAGGCGCTCGACACAATCGAGGAGAGGCTGTCGCGACAGCGCTATCTGGCCGGCGAACACATCACCGAGGCCGATTGGCGGCTGTTCACGACGCTGGTTCGTTTCGATCCGGTCTATGTCGGCCACTTCAAATGCAATCTGCGCCGCATCGCCGACTACCCGAACCTGTCGAATTATCTGCGCGATCTCTATCAGGTGCCCGGCGTGTCGGGCACGGTCAACCTTCACCACATCAAGGCGCATTATTACGGCAGCCACAGGTCGATCAATCCGACGGGAGTTGTCCCGGTGGGACCGGAGCTCGATTATGCGGCCGCCCATGACCGGGGCAGGTTCAGGAAAGCGGCGTGA